From the genome of Pseudomonas sp. gcc21, one region includes:
- a CDS encoding succinate dehydrogenase assembly factor 2: MSAEVEFKRLYWHSRRGMLELDVLLLPFLEEAYRDLEDADKERYRMLLECEDQDMFGWFMQRSEPEDADLKRIVRMILDRVQPK; the protein is encoded by the coding sequence ATGTCGGCCGAAGTGGAATTCAAGCGTTTGTACTGGCACAGCCGCCGCGGCATGCTCGAACTGGATGTATTGCTTCTGCCTTTCCTGGAAGAGGCCTATCGCGATCTGGAAGACGCAGATAAAGAGCGTTATCGGATGCTGCTCGAGTGCGAGGATCAGGATATGTTTGGCTGGTTCATGCAGCGCAGCGAGCCGGAAGACGCGGATCTCAAACGCATCGTGAGGATGATATTGGATCGTGTCCAGCCCAAGTGA
- a CDS encoding protein YgfX, translating to MSSPSDFLMLKRQPSRFLGAVLLVMSLLAVTALYRSDLPALHAGIFAAAVLAYCWWIWPRQISLQHAHSVTGLRFDSQGWHVLRRDGSEAGASLQPDTFVSAFLVVVRLREPGRWFPVSVILPADSAPEDALRRLRLRLRFSRQRWAAAE from the coding sequence GTGTCCAGCCCAAGTGATTTTCTCATGCTCAAACGCCAGCCCTCCCGTTTTCTGGGAGCTGTGCTGTTGGTCATGTCGTTATTGGCCGTAACGGCGCTGTATCGCAGCGACCTACCGGCACTGCACGCCGGGATATTTGCGGCAGCGGTATTGGCTTATTGCTGGTGGATATGGCCACGCCAGATCAGTTTGCAGCACGCCCATTCGGTCACCGGATTGCGGTTTGACAGTCAGGGTTGGCACGTGCTGCGCCGTGATGGTTCGGAGGCTGGCGCAAGCCTGCAACCAGACACTTTTGTGAGTGCTTTCCTGGTAGTCGTGCGACTGCGCGAGCCCGGGCGGTGGTTTCCCGTCTCGGTGATCCTGCCGGCCGACTCAGCTCCGGAAGACGCTTTACGTCGGCTGAGGTTGAGACTGCGCTTCAGTCGACAGCGCTGGGCGGCTGCAGAATAG
- the nadB gene encoding L-aspartate oxidase, with amino-acid sequence MTPELKYDVLVIGSGAAGLTLALHLAAHLRVAVLSKGQLSEGSTYWAQGGVAGVLDDSDTVDAHVQDTLDAGGGLCREAAVRHIVGHSREAIGWLIDQGVPFTRERGEDGNETDDFHLTREGGHSHRRIIHAADATGAAIFTTLLRRAQAHGNIELLENRVAVDLITSEKIGQPGDRCLGAYILNSQTGRVETFSARFTVLATGGASKVYLYSSNPDAASGDGIAMAWRAGCRVANMEFNQFHPTCLYHPQAKSFLITEALRGEGAFLKLPDGSRFMPRFDKRAELAPRDIVARAIDHEMKRLGVDCVYLDISHKPAEFIRSHFPTVHDRCLEFGIDITREPIPVVPAAHYTCGGVMVDHAGRTDRNNLYAIGETSFTGLHGANRMASNSLLECIVYGRSAAQDILDNMASTRMPENLPPWDESQVTDSDEDVIISHNWDELRRFMWDYVGIVRTTKRLQRAKHRVDMLLAEIHEFYSNYRVSRDLLELRNLAVVADLIIRSAIERRESRGLHYTLDFPGLLPEALDTILQPPSAVD; translated from the coding sequence ATGACGCCTGAACTAAAATACGACGTACTGGTTATCGGCAGCGGCGCCGCCGGCTTGACCCTCGCCTTGCATCTGGCCGCGCACCTGCGCGTTGCGGTTTTAAGCAAAGGCCAGCTGTCGGAAGGCTCGACTTATTGGGCCCAGGGCGGCGTAGCGGGCGTCCTGGATGACAGTGATACTGTCGATGCGCATGTTCAGGACACCCTCGACGCAGGCGGAGGACTGTGTCGTGAAGCTGCGGTCAGACACATCGTCGGCCATAGCCGCGAAGCAATCGGCTGGCTGATAGATCAGGGCGTGCCCTTTACTCGCGAGAGAGGCGAAGACGGCAACGAAACAGATGACTTCCATCTGACTCGCGAGGGCGGCCACAGTCACAGACGCATCATCCATGCTGCGGACGCTACCGGCGCCGCGATATTCACCACTCTGCTCCGCCGCGCTCAGGCGCACGGCAACATTGAGTTGTTGGAAAACCGCGTCGCGGTTGACCTGATCACTTCCGAAAAAATAGGCCAGCCCGGCGACCGCTGCCTGGGTGCTTATATTCTCAATAGCCAGACCGGCCGGGTCGAGACCTTCAGCGCGCGCTTTACGGTATTGGCCACCGGCGGCGCCAGCAAGGTATACCTCTATTCAAGCAACCCCGACGCCGCGTCAGGGGATGGTATTGCCATGGCATGGCGTGCGGGTTGCCGCGTTGCGAATATGGAGTTCAACCAGTTCCATCCGACCTGTTTGTACCATCCGCAGGCGAAAAGCTTCCTGATTACCGAAGCCTTGCGCGGTGAGGGGGCGTTTCTCAAACTCCCGGATGGAAGTCGCTTCATGCCGCGCTTTGACAAGCGCGCTGAACTGGCACCCCGCGATATCGTCGCCCGCGCCATCGACCATGAAATGAAGCGCCTGGGCGTTGACTGCGTGTATCTGGACATCAGCCACAAGCCCGCCGAGTTCATTCGCAGTCATTTTCCGACGGTGCATGATCGCTGCCTCGAGTTCGGCATAGACATTACTCGTGAACCCATCCCGGTGGTTCCCGCAGCACACTATACCTGCGGCGGAGTGATGGTCGACCACGCAGGGCGTACCGACCGGAATAACCTGTATGCCATCGGTGAGACCAGCTTTACCGGCCTGCACGGCGCGAACCGGATGGCGAGCAATTCCCTGCTGGAATGCATTGTGTACGGACGGTCCGCTGCCCAGGATATTCTGGACAATATGGCCAGCACCCGGATGCCGGAGAATCTACCGCCGTGGGATGAGAGCCAGGTTACTGACTCTGATGAGGACGTGATCATTTCGCACAACTGGGATGAACTGCGCCGTTTCATGTGGGACTACGTAGGCATAGTCCGAACCACCAAACGCCTGCAGCGGGCCAAGCACCGCGTGGATATGCTGCTGGCCGAAATACACGAGTTCTACAGCAATTACCGGGTCAGCCGCGATCTGCTGGAGCTACGTAACCTAGCCGTGGTTGCGGATCTGATCATCCGCTCTGCCATTGAGCGCCGGGAAAGTCGCGGTCTGCACTACACCCTGGACTTCCCGGGACTTCTACCCGAAGCACTGGATACTATTCTGCAGCCGCCCAGCGCTGTCGACTGA
- the rpoE gene encoding RNA polymerase sigma factor RpoE, with the protein MAEQTDQQLVERVQKGDKRAFDLLVLKYQHKILALVTRFVHDTHEAQDVAQEAFIKAYRALANFRGDSAFYTWLYRIAINTAKNYLVARGRRPPDSDIAAEDAEYYEGDSALKDIHSPERDLLRNEIEQVVNRTLQQLPDDLRTALTLREFEGLSYEDIAAVMECPVGTVRSRIFRAREAIDKALKPLLEA; encoded by the coding sequence ATGGCTGAACAGACAGACCAGCAGTTGGTCGAACGGGTTCAAAAGGGTGATAAGCGAGCTTTCGATCTGTTGGTACTGAAATACCAGCACAAGATTTTGGCGTTGGTTACTCGTTTTGTTCACGATACGCATGAAGCGCAGGACGTGGCACAAGAAGCCTTTATAAAGGCTTATCGAGCCCTGGCGAACTTTCGTGGCGATAGTGCGTTCTATACATGGTTATATAGGATCGCAATTAATACTGCGAAGAATTACCTGGTGGCCCGAGGCCGACGTCCGCCTGATTCGGATATCGCAGCCGAGGATGCTGAGTACTACGAGGGAGACAGCGCCCTCAAGGATATTCACTCACCGGAACGGGACTTGCTGCGCAACGAGATTGAACAAGTGGTCAATCGTACGCTGCAGCAGTTACCGGATGATTTGAGAACGGCTTTGACCCTGCGTGAGTTTGAGGGTTTGAGTTATGAAGATATTGCCGCTGTGATGGAATGCCCGGTAGGTACCGTTAGATCGCGTATTTTTCGGGCGCGTGAGGCAATCGACAAAGCCCTCAAGCCCCTGCTCGAAGCATGA
- a CDS encoding sigma-E factor negative regulatory protein, whose protein sequence is MRSESLQESLSAIMDGEAGELELHRVLQATEQEPAVRDTWERYQIARAAMHKEPWQGKVDLSAGIAAALANEPAPSAASQPSAIWQNMGKLAVAASVTLAVLVGVKMVNQNNVPGEPTIVAERPVQEAAPAPAPAAAPAARQSGSAVLAGFPASSDAAAPSDWHEQRINNYLRKHAEQGTQAAAPSPVPYARAASLDDK, encoded by the coding sequence ATGAGAAGCGAATCCTTGCAGGAGTCTCTCTCCGCAATCATGGATGGCGAAGCCGGAGAGCTTGAATTACATCGTGTGCTCCAGGCGACAGAGCAGGAGCCTGCTGTGCGCGATACATGGGAGCGCTATCAGATCGCCCGGGCCGCTATGCATAAAGAGCCATGGCAGGGCAAGGTGGACTTGTCCGCTGGTATTGCTGCTGCTCTGGCTAACGAGCCGGCGCCCAGTGCAGCTTCCCAGCCTTCTGCAATATGGCAGAACATGGGCAAGCTGGCTGTCGCCGCATCCGTCACGCTGGCCGTACTGGTCGGCGTGAAGATGGTAAATCAGAATAACGTGCCTGGCGAGCCGACCATCGTGGCTGAGCGCCCGGTGCAGGAAGCTGCACCGGCTCCAGCCCCTGCTGCTGCCCCGGCCGCCAGACAGTCCGGAAGTGCGGTTCTGGCTGGTTTCCCGGCTTCGTCCGACGCTGCTGCGCCATCCGATTGGCATGAGCAGCGAATCAACAACTACCTTCGCAAACATGCGGAACAAGGCACCCAGGCTGCAGCACCGAGCCCGGTCCCTTATGCCCGCGCGGCGAGCCTGGATGACAAATAG
- a CDS encoding MucB/RseB C-terminal domain-containing protein: protein MLLGAPVAMAGEAQSWLARMTEAAGKQSFHGAFVYERTGSFTTHEIWRQVGEDTTTERLVQTDGEYQEWLRRNGKLVCSTSGGPVIASQEAPQTIKQPELLEEWYELQVLGATRVASRPVTVVAVRPRDSHRYAYEFYLDSDTGLLLKSLMVNERQALLERFQFATFSLDPAASGQVAAGNACLELTAAQAESMVPDSQWQPAWLPPGFAEGQQAQLINEGDGQVVSQVYTDGLARFTLFIESLSEEHQAEDLRAQLGPTVAVSRRLNLAEGLFLATVVGEIPPATAERIVGSLLPEQGLQAP from the coding sequence ATGCTCCTCGGAGCACCTGTGGCGATGGCAGGGGAAGCCCAGAGCTGGTTGGCACGCATGACGGAGGCGGCCGGAAAACAAAGTTTTCACGGTGCCTTCGTTTATGAACGAACCGGTAGTTTTACCACTCATGAAATCTGGCGTCAGGTTGGTGAAGACACAACAACCGAACGTCTGGTTCAGACTGATGGCGAATATCAGGAATGGCTGCGCCGCAATGGCAAGCTGGTGTGTTCCACCAGTGGCGGGCCAGTTATCGCCAGCCAGGAAGCCCCACAAACCATCAAGCAACCTGAATTGCTGGAAGAATGGTATGAGCTTCAGGTGCTTGGCGCGACTCGCGTAGCCTCTCGACCGGTAACTGTCGTTGCTGTCAGGCCGCGCGATTCCCATCGTTATGCTTATGAATTCTATCTTGATTCGGATACCGGGCTGCTGCTCAAGTCGTTGATGGTGAACGAGCGACAGGCGCTGCTTGAGCGCTTCCAGTTCGCTACGTTCAGTCTTGATCCGGCTGCTTCCGGGCAAGTGGCGGCGGGCAATGCATGCCTTGAGCTCACGGCAGCGCAGGCCGAGAGCATGGTTCCGGATAGTCAATGGCAACCGGCATGGCTGCCGCCCGGGTTTGCCGAAGGCCAGCAGGCGCAGCTGATCAATGAGGGTGATGGGCAGGTTGTCAGCCAGGTTTATACCGATGGTCTGGCGCGTTTCACCCTGTTTATCGAGTCCTTGAGCGAAGAGCATCAAGCCGAAGATCTACGGGCACAACTGGGCCCCACCGTAGCCGTGAGCCGGAGGCTGAATCTTGCCGAAGGGCTTTTCCTGGCCACTGTTGTCGGAGAGATTCCGCCTGCCACCGCTGAACGCATCGTGGGCTCGCTGTTGCCGGAGCAAGGCTTGCAAGCACCATGA
- a CDS encoding SoxR reducing system RseC family protein, with the protein MIEEQGRVLSVEEGAVWVETVRRSTCGSCQARAGCGQALLQRLGSGARQGFIRVIADREYQVGDEIVIGIPEDAVVRGSLWVYVVPLIGLFASGSLAGMLGMSEPATIAAAFTGLFAGFGAVRWHSRRSVGDPSLQPRVLRPQRSTVVQS; encoded by the coding sequence ATGATTGAGGAGCAGGGGCGCGTTCTCAGCGTGGAAGAGGGTGCCGTTTGGGTCGAAACCGTCCGCCGCAGCACCTGCGGCTCCTGTCAGGCGCGGGCCGGTTGTGGGCAGGCGCTACTGCAGCGGCTCGGCTCGGGTGCTCGACAGGGTTTTATCCGGGTCATTGCTGACCGCGAGTATCAGGTCGGTGACGAGATCGTCATCGGTATCCCGGAAGACGCTGTGGTGCGTGGCTCCCTGTGGGTTTACGTGGTTCCGCTGATTGGGCTGTTTGCCTCTGGCTCGCTGGCCGGCATGCTGGGTATGAGCGAGCCCGCTACCATCGCCGCGGCATTTACCGGCCTGTTTGCCGGGTTTGGTGCTGTCCGCTGGCACTCCCGTCGCAGTGTCGGCGACCCCTCATTGCAACCTCGCGTGTTAAGACCCCAGCGGTCGACCGTTGTGCAGAGTTGA
- a CDS encoding DegQ family serine endoprotease, producing MSIAQRWLLAAAGTLLMSWQSTLMAQSLPDFADLVEEASPAVVNISTRQTAPTRAGGMPPGMPDLEGLPPLFREFFERGIPQQAPRQRQAPQSLGSGFITSKDGYVLTNNHVIDGADEIFVRLSDRREVEAELIGADPRSDLALLKIDAGEDLPVVRIGKSADIRPGDWVLAIGSPFGFDYSVTAGIVSAKGRSLPNESYVPFLQTDVAINPGNSGGPLFNLDGEVVGINSQIFTRSGGFMGLSFAIPIDVAMDVAEQLKKDGVVRRGWLGVIIQEVNKDLAESFGLRKPAGALVAQVMPEGPAEEGGLQAGDVILEFNGQEIILSSDLPHAVGRVRPGETAELVIMRNKKRQTLEMTIGALPDDEEMAAASGSSAPGSAATAANRLGLMVADLTEQQKQNTGVEAGVVVREVRQGPGAMVGLRPGDIITSLDNQPVDSAEKFENLADKLPTNRSVSMRVIRQGRASYITFRLAE from the coding sequence ATGTCGATCGCGCAACGCTGGCTACTAGCGGCGGCCGGAACGCTACTGATGTCCTGGCAGTCCACCCTGATGGCGCAGAGCCTGCCGGATTTCGCAGACCTGGTTGAAGAAGCCTCACCTGCGGTAGTGAATATCAGTACTCGCCAAACGGCCCCGACTAGAGCGGGGGGGATGCCGCCCGGCATGCCTGATCTCGAAGGCTTGCCACCGTTGTTCCGCGAGTTTTTTGAGCGGGGTATACCCCAGCAGGCGCCCCGACAGCGTCAGGCCCCTCAATCGCTTGGTTCTGGTTTTATCACTTCCAAAGACGGCTACGTGCTCACCAACAACCACGTGATCGACGGGGCTGATGAAATCTTTGTGCGGCTATCGGACCGTCGCGAGGTCGAGGCGGAATTGATTGGTGCTGATCCCCGCTCTGATCTGGCGCTGCTCAAGATCGACGCAGGAGAAGATCTTCCAGTAGTGCGAATAGGCAAATCAGCGGATATTCGCCCTGGCGATTGGGTGTTGGCTATCGGCTCTCCCTTTGGTTTCGATTACTCGGTTACAGCCGGCATAGTCAGTGCGAAGGGGCGGAGCCTGCCCAATGAGAGTTATGTTCCCTTTCTCCAGACAGACGTTGCGATCAATCCCGGTAATTCGGGCGGACCCTTGTTTAATCTTGACGGTGAAGTTGTAGGCATCAATTCCCAGATATTTACCCGTTCGGGTGGTTTTATGGGGCTGTCCTTTGCCATTCCGATCGATGTGGCGATGGACGTCGCCGAGCAGCTGAAAAAAGACGGAGTCGTGCGCCGTGGCTGGTTGGGTGTAATCATTCAGGAAGTTAACAAGGATCTCGCTGAATCATTTGGCCTGCGCAAGCCAGCGGGCGCGCTGGTCGCCCAGGTGATGCCGGAAGGCCCTGCGGAAGAGGGCGGGTTGCAAGCCGGCGATGTGATACTTGAATTCAATGGCCAGGAAATCATTCTTTCTTCAGATCTCCCGCATGCCGTAGGCAGGGTTCGCCCGGGCGAGACGGCCGAGTTGGTGATCATGCGTAACAAGAAGCGTCAGACATTGGAGATGACCATAGGTGCGTTGCCTGACGATGAAGAAATGGCCGCTGCGTCTGGATCCAGTGCGCCGGGTAGCGCGGCAACCGCAGCCAATCGGCTCGGCTTGATGGTGGCGGACCTGACTGAGCAACAGAAACAGAACACCGGCGTTGAAGCGGGTGTGGTTGTGCGCGAGGTGCGCCAGGGTCCTGGAGCGATGGTTGGTCTGCGTCCCGGCGACATCATCACCAGTCTCGACAATCAGCCTGTCGATTCGGCCGAGAAGTTCGAGAATCTGGCCGACAAGCTGCCAACCAATCGTTCTGTTTCGATGCGTGTCATTCGTCAGGGACGGGCCAGCTATATCACTTTCCGTCTCGCTGAATAG
- the lepA gene encoding translation elongation factor 4: MSDLSLIRNFSIIAHIDHGKSTLADRFIQICGGLTEREMAEQVLDSMDLERERGITIKAHSVTLYYTARDGKTYQLNFIDTPGHVDFHYEVSRSLAACEGALLVVDAAQGVEAQSVANCYTAIEQGLEVMPVLNKIDLPQAEPDRVKAEIESVIGIDATDAVVCSAKSGVGVEDVLERLIEIIPPPVGELESPLQALIIDSWFDNYLGVVSLVRVKHGRIRKGDKVLVKSTGKIHQVDSVGVFNPKHTATADLKAGEVGFIIAGIKDIHGAPVGDTLTLSSTPDVDMLPGFKKVKPQVYAGLFPVSSDDFEDFREALSKLTLNDASLHFEPESSDALGFGFRCGFLGMLHMEIIQERLEREYNLDLITTAPTVVFEVVKKDGSISYVDNPSHLPDPSMIEEMREPIVRANILVPQDHLGGVITLCVEKRGVQHDMLFLGTQVQVVYDLPMNEVVLDFFDRLKSVSRGYASLDYAFDRFQAAKLVRLDVLINAEKVDALALIVHRDNAAFKGRQLVEKMKELIPRQMFDVAIQAAIGGQVVARSTVKALRKNVIAKCYGGDASRKKKLLEKQKAGKKRMKQVGNVEIPQEAFLAVLKVDN, translated from the coding sequence TTGAGTGACCTGAGCCTAATCCGAAATTTTTCGATCATTGCCCATATCGATCATGGCAAGTCGACCCTGGCCGACCGTTTCATACAGATTTGTGGAGGGCTGACCGAGCGGGAAATGGCCGAGCAGGTCCTCGATTCCATGGACCTTGAGCGTGAGCGCGGCATCACCATCAAGGCACACAGCGTCACGCTGTATTACACCGCCCGCGATGGCAAAACCTATCAACTGAATTTTATCGATACCCCCGGTCACGTCGATTTCCATTATGAAGTCAGTCGTTCGTTGGCTGCCTGCGAAGGCGCCTTGCTGGTGGTTGATGCGGCGCAGGGAGTTGAAGCCCAGTCGGTTGCCAACTGTTATACCGCCATCGAGCAGGGGCTCGAAGTCATGCCGGTGTTGAACAAGATCGATCTTCCGCAGGCCGAGCCTGACCGGGTGAAAGCCGAGATCGAGAGTGTTATCGGCATTGACGCCACTGACGCCGTGGTGTGCAGCGCCAAGAGCGGTGTAGGCGTGGAAGACGTGCTTGAACGGCTCATCGAGATCATCCCGCCGCCCGTTGGTGAGTTGGAATCGCCGCTGCAAGCTCTGATCATCGATTCCTGGTTTGATAACTATCTGGGCGTGGTGTCGCTGGTCCGTGTGAAACACGGCCGGATTCGCAAAGGTGACAAGGTCCTGGTCAAGTCCACCGGCAAAATTCACCAGGTCGACAGCGTTGGTGTATTCAACCCGAAACACACGGCCACGGCTGATCTGAAAGCCGGCGAGGTGGGGTTCATCATCGCCGGCATCAAAGACATTCACGGCGCTCCGGTGGGTGACACCTTGACCCTTTCCAGTACGCCGGATGTGGATATGCTGCCCGGCTTCAAGAAGGTCAAGCCGCAGGTCTATGCCGGTCTGTTTCCGGTCAGCTCCGACGATTTCGAAGATTTCCGCGAGGCGTTGTCGAAGCTGACACTGAACGACGCCTCCCTGCATTTTGAGCCGGAAAGCTCGGATGCACTGGGTTTCGGATTCCGCTGCGGTTTCCTTGGCATGTTGCACATGGAGATCATCCAGGAGCGTCTAGAGCGTGAATACAACCTGGATCTGATTACCACCGCTCCGACCGTTGTTTTCGAAGTGGTGAAAAAAGACGGCAGCATCAGTTACGTGGATAACCCGTCCCATTTGCCTGATCCGTCGATGATCGAGGAAATGCGCGAGCCCATTGTTCGCGCCAATATTCTGGTTCCGCAGGATCATCTTGGCGGTGTCATTACGCTCTGCGTCGAGAAGCGCGGAGTGCAGCATGACATGCTGTTCCTTGGCACCCAGGTGCAGGTGGTCTATGACCTGCCGATGAATGAAGTAGTCCTGGATTTCTTTGACCGTCTGAAGTCCGTGAGCCGCGGTTACGCCTCGCTCGACTATGCGTTCGATCGATTCCAGGCCGCCAAGCTGGTGCGTCTGGACGTACTGATTAACGCTGAGAAGGTCGACGCCCTGGCGTTGATCGTGCATCGTGACAACGCCGCTTTCAAGGGGCGCCAGCTGGTCGAGAAGATGAAGGAGCTGATTCCCCGCCAGATGTTCGACGTGGCTATTCAGGCAGCGATCGGCGGACAAGTGGTCGCCCGTTCCACTGTCAAGGCTCTACGCAAGAACGTCATCGCCAAATGTTATGGTGGCGACGCCAGCCGCAAGAAAAAGCTCCTGGAAAAGCAGAAGGCCGGTAAAAAGCGGATGAAGCAGGTAGGTAATGTGGAAATTCCACAAGAAGCCTTCCTGGCCGTCCTGAAAGTCGATAATTAG
- the lepB gene encoding signal peptidase I, which yields MTHINFPLLLVIAVAVAGFLALLDFVWFAPRRRRAIAAYRQQTENADPHIIQELDKEPLLVEYGKSFFPVLAVVLILRSFLVEPFQIPSGSMKPTLEVGDFILVNKFAYGVRLPVVDTKVIDVGDPQRGDVMVFRYPNDPRINYIKRVVGLPGDHVRYADKQLYINGELVDTELVETRADDEIPPGHPLQAVAKVEIFEERLGDVTHQIRHKRLSQPPAPKQWTVPDGHYFMVGDNRDNSNDSRYWNAPNMPQELWGMVPDNYIVGKAFAVWMHWPEPKLKNLPSFSSVSLIK from the coding sequence ATGACGCATATCAACTTTCCACTCCTGTTGGTGATCGCTGTTGCGGTCGCCGGTTTTCTCGCTCTGCTGGATTTTGTCTGGTTCGCCCCGCGCCGTCGCCGGGCCATTGCCGCTTATCGCCAGCAGACAGAAAATGCCGATCCGCACATTATCCAGGAGCTGGACAAGGAACCGTTACTGGTTGAGTACGGTAAATCGTTTTTCCCCGTTCTTGCCGTGGTGTTGATTCTGCGCTCGTTTCTTGTGGAGCCGTTTCAGATCCCTTCAGGTTCGATGAAGCCGACGCTTGAGGTGGGCGATTTCATTCTGGTGAACAAGTTTGCCTATGGCGTCCGTTTACCTGTAGTCGATACCAAGGTCATCGATGTTGGCGATCCGCAGCGCGGAGACGTGATGGTTTTCCGGTATCCCAATGATCCGCGTATTAATTACATCAAGCGTGTCGTAGGTCTGCCTGGCGATCATGTTCGTTATGCCGACAAGCAGCTGTATATCAATGGCGAGTTGGTTGATACCGAGCTGGTCGAGACCCGTGCTGACGATGAAATCCCGCCGGGGCATCCGCTTCAAGCTGTTGCCAAGGTTGAAATATTCGAAGAGCGGCTTGGCGACGTGACGCATCAGATACGTCACAAGCGCTTGTCTCAGCCGCCGGCACCCAAGCAGTGGACGGTGCCCGACGGGCACTACTTCATGGTGGGTGATAACCGTGATAATTCCAACGATAGCCGCTACTGGAATGCGCCGAACATGCCCCAAGAGTTGTGGGGCATGGTGCCTGACAACTATATTGTCGGTAAGGCCTTTGCAGTTTGGATGCATTGGCCGGAGCCCAAGCTCAAGAACTTGCCGAGTTTTTCCAGCGTATCGCTGATCAAATAG
- a CDS encoding DUF4845 domain-containing protein, translating to MRHSQKGMSFFSWLAVIALVVFGMMVTVKLVPIYMDHFALRKIVTSINEDPTIKIGSLRELSSHINKGMQINSIREVNAAEAIKINASGTDTYTVLIKYDVRAPMLQNVDLLVHFDESHIVRPIK from the coding sequence ATGCGCCATTCCCAGAAGGGTATGTCTTTTTTCAGTTGGCTTGCAGTCATAGCGCTGGTCGTTTTCGGCATGATGGTGACAGTCAAGCTGGTTCCGATCTACATGGATCACTTTGCGTTGCGCAAGATCGTCACTTCGATCAACGAAGACCCAACGATCAAGATCGGCTCGCTACGCGAACTCAGTTCTCATATCAACAAGGGCATGCAAATCAACAGTATCAGGGAAGTCAACGCAGCCGAGGCCATCAAGATAAACGCCAGCGGCACCGATACTTACACTGTGCTGATCAAGTATGACGTGCGCGCGCCCATGCTGCAGAACGTGGACCTGCTGGTCCATTTCGATGAATCCCATATTGTCAGACCAATCAAGTGA
- the rnc gene encoding ribonuclease III has translation MSNKLDRLERKIGYSFKDPDLLVLALTHRSLGGRNNERLEFLGDSILNFVAAEALFERFPQAREGQLSRLRARLVKGVTLAELAKGFELGEFLRLGSGELKSGGFRRESILADTTEAIIGAIYLDSGMETARERTLFWLTEHIASLTLVDNNKDPKTRLQEYLQSRHSELPRYEVIESSGEAHCRTFKVECQVAPLDKPTFGAGSSRRCAEQEAAEKALIALGVEKLDE, from the coding sequence GTGAGCAATAAGTTAGACCGACTGGAACGTAAAATTGGATACAGCTTCAAGGACCCGGATCTCCTGGTTCTGGCGCTGACCCATCGTAGTCTGGGGGGGCGCAATAACGAGCGTCTTGAATTCTTGGGCGACTCGATCCTCAATTTTGTCGCGGCGGAAGCGTTGTTCGAACGTTTTCCCCAAGCGCGGGAAGGGCAGCTATCCCGCCTGCGCGCCAGACTGGTGAAGGGTGTCACGCTCGCCGAACTGGCCAAGGGCTTCGAGCTGGGCGAGTTTCTCCGCCTCGGTTCGGGTGAGCTGAAAAGTGGTGGCTTCAGGCGAGAATCCATCCTCGCCGATACCACGGAGGCAATCATTGGCGCGATATATCTCGATAGCGGCATGGAGACGGCGCGTGAACGCACGCTGTTCTGGTTGACCGAACATATCGCCTCGCTGACCCTGGTGGACAACAACAAGGACCCGAAAACGAGGCTGCAGGAATATCTTCAGTCGCGCCACAGCGAACTCCCTCGTTACGAAGTAATCGAAAGTAGCGGCGAAGCCCATTGCCGGACCTTCAAGGTCGAATGTCAGGTCGCTCCGTTGGACAAGCCAACCTTCGGCGCTGGCAGTAGCCGTCGTTGCGCCGAGCAGGAAGCAGCGGAAAAAGCCCTAATCGCCCTTGGCGTGGAGAAGTTGGATGAGTGA